A segment of the Bacteroidales bacterium genome:
TACATCGACAGATGCTGGGTAAGATTAAAGCAAACGGAGGGCGTATCGACAGTATCTTTTTTTGCCCCGATTTAGCTACAAAATCACCAAATTGCAGAAAACCGGGTTTGGCTATGGCACAAATGGCAAAAAAAGAATTTCCTACCATTGATTTTAAGAAAAGTTATATGGTTGGCGATTCCAAAAGTGATATTGAGTTTGGACAGAATGCCGAAATGCAATGTGCTTTCATTATAGCAGAAACCACAGAAAAATCTGCCATTCCATTTGCGGTTCCCGTATACCCCTCTTTATTAGATTTTGTTAATCACTTAAAATCGAATTAATTTGTCGCCACAACTCATATTATTCAGCTTTCTAGGCTATACTGTTTTACTTTTTACTATCAGCTGGATAAGTGGTAGAAAAGCCGACAATCAAAGTTTTTTTATCGGAAACAAAACATCTCCTTGGTATATAGTTGCCTATGGTATGATTGGGGCATCGCTTAGTGGAGTAACTTTTATTTCTATTCCAGGAGTGGTGGGCTCAACCAAATTCTCCTATATGGTAATCGTATTTGGCTATTTGGTGGGCTATTTTATAATTGCAAATGTACTCTTACCCATCTATTACAAACTTAACTTAACTTCTATCTATAGCTATTTGCTTCAACGTTTTGGAATGAAATCCTATAAAACCGGAGCCTCTTTCTTTTTGCTATCGCGAATAATTGGGGCTTCGTTCAGGATGTTTCTTGTGGTAAATGTGCTACAACATTTTGTTCTTGATAGTTATGGTGTTCCATTTGCTGCTACCGTTTTTGCCTTTGTAGGACTAATATTACTTTACACCTGGAAAGCCGGTATAAAAACTATTGTTTGGACAGACACACTTCAAACAACATTTATGCTTTTGGCTGTCGTTATTTCGCTCTTTTTAATATCTAGCCACTTAGAAAAATCTATTTTTGATCTCTTTAAAACAGTACAAGAAGCAGATTATACCAAAATGTTTTTCTTCGATTGGCGCGATAAATATTTCTTTGTTAAACAATTTGTTTCAGGAGCATTTATTGCCATTGTAATGACAGGTCTGGATCAGGATATGATGCAAAAAAACTTAAGTTGCAAAAATCTGCCCGAAGCGAAAAAGAATATCTATTGGATGAGTTGGGCTCTTGTTCCCGTTAACTTTATCTTTTTAACTTTAGGAGCATTCTTGGCTTATTATGCACAAAAACAAGGAATTATAATTAACGGAACAAGCGA
Coding sequences within it:
- a CDS encoding HAD-IIIA family hydrolase; this translates as MYNQAELKNEWSLFLDRDGVINKRIIGGYVQKPEELEFLPGSLKALQLLSNIFKYVFIVTNQQGIGKGLMNLEDLRVVHRQMLGKIKANGGRIDSIFFCPDLATKSPNCRKPGLAMAQMAKKEFPTIDFKKSYMVGDSKSDIEFGQNAEMQCAFIIAETTEKSAIPFAVPVYPSLLDFVNHLKSN
- a CDS encoding sodium:solute symporter — protein: MSPQLILFSFLGYTVLLFTISWISGRKADNQSFFIGNKTSPWYIVAYGMIGASLSGVTFISIPGVVGSTKFSYMVIVFGYLVGYFIIANVLLPIYYKLNLTSIYSYLLQRFGMKSYKTGASFFLLSRIIGASFRMFLVVNVLQHFVLDSYGVPFAATVFAFVGLILLYTWKAGIKTIVWTDTLQTTFMLLAVVISLFLISSHLEKSIFDLFKTVQEADYTKMFFFDWRDKYFFVKQFVSGAFIAIVMTGLDQDMMQKNLSCKNLPEAKKNIYWMSWALVPVNFIFLTLGAFLAYYAQKQGIIINGTSDNLFPEIALNHLGSFAGIIFIIGLIAAAYSSADSALTALTTSFTLDILGFDRKTNLSEKRKTIIRKFSHFGMALVLVFVIIGYKLINDQAIITKLFTIAGYTYGPLLGLFSFGIFLNRKVNDKWVPLIAILSPTLSYLIQAFSPQILNGYQFGFELLIINGLLMFGGLFIVSKPK